A genomic stretch from Dissulfuribacter thermophilus includes:
- a CDS encoding sigma-54 interaction domain-containing protein, translating into MDIKLIGKSPKIREVLRLISRVAPLGVQVLISGETGTGKGLAARIIHQLSPRKDKPFVTVQCGAIPDTLIESALFGHEKGAFTGASTRSKGFFEEAHKGTLLLDEIGDSSMAFQTALLHVLQEEEFCKIGSTRPTKVDVRIVAATNKDLRKGVSLGTFRQDLFFRLNVVEIKMPPLRDRDDDCMLIAEHFLHFFNQKYKKKLTGLSKEVKKIFMQYHWPGNVRELIHVVERAVIVEQSSLITPASLPPQLLEINQEIDNQNEDSMQFHLPLFDKPLKNAKREFEKKYLEGLLRRVNGNVSMAANLSGLRRQNLYLKIQQYEIDLDQFRKKK; encoded by the coding sequence ATGGACATTAAACTAATTGGGAAGTCGCCGAAAATCAGAGAGGTATTACGCCTAATATCTAGAGTTGCACCCCTAGGAGTCCAAGTATTAATTAGCGGAGAAACAGGTACTGGAAAGGGTCTTGCCGCAAGGATTATTCATCAACTAAGTCCACGAAAGGACAAACCCTTTGTTACTGTACAATGCGGTGCAATTCCGGATACCCTTATAGAAAGTGCCCTTTTCGGACATGAAAAAGGCGCATTCACCGGGGCATCTACACGTTCAAAAGGTTTCTTTGAAGAAGCACACAAGGGGACACTCTTACTCGATGAAATAGGTGATAGCTCAATGGCCTTCCAGACAGCCCTTCTCCACGTACTTCAAGAAGAAGAATTTTGCAAGATTGGTTCGACCCGTCCCACTAAAGTTGACGTTAGAATAGTTGCAGCCACCAATAAAGACCTCAGAAAAGGAGTATCTCTTGGCACATTTAGGCAAGACCTTTTTTTTAGGCTTAATGTTGTGGAAATAAAGATGCCTCCACTAAGGGACAGAGATGACGACTGTATGTTGATAGCAGAGCATTTTCTGCATTTTTTCAACCAAAAATACAAAAAAAAACTAACGGGCCTATCAAAGGAAGTAAAAAAAATCTTTATGCAATATCACTGGCCCGGCAATGTGAGAGAATTAATTCATGTTGTTGAACGGGCAGTAATCGTAGAACAATCTTCACTTATTACACCTGCATCTTTACCTCCACAACTCCTTGAAATAAACCAAGAAATTGATAACCAAAATGAAGATTCCATGCAGTTTCATTTACCCTTATTTGATAAACCACTCAAAAATGCAAAAAGAGAATTTGAAAAGAAATATTTAGAAGGGCTATTGAGGCGGGTAAATGGCAATGTATCTATGGCCGCAAACCTCTCAGGCCTTAGACGCCAAAATCTTTACTTGAAAATTCAACAATATGAGATAGACCTTGATCAATTTAGAAAAAAGAAATGA
- a CDS encoding hydrogenase small subunit: protein MSRTFWDFDTKVNRRSFLKGCAMVCAAMGLSDELVPKMAEAASKKKRPPTVWLHFQECTGCTESLLRASHPDVARLILDLISVDYHETLLAAAGTQAEELLTSTIEENKGKFICIVEGGIPTKDGGIYCKIGGKTALEIINEVAPKSAAVIAIGSCAAFGGIQAANPNPTGAKGVSDIINSVPIINCPGCPPNPIAFLGTVLHYLTFGRLPATDKLGRPLFAYGRRIHDHCERRPHFDDGRFVEEFGDCAHKNGYCLYKVGCKGPETFSHCPSVRFNDVGVWPVSVGHGCVGCTEPNFWDTMTPFYERLPGVPIPGDRGSISSSESFGKKVLGITGAAVALHALAGVGKKMVQKKDNKEE, encoded by the coding sequence ATGTCTCGAACTTTTTGGGATTTTGATACAAAGGTGAACAGGCGTAGTTTTTTGAAAGGATGCGCCATGGTCTGTGCGGCAATGGGGCTTTCGGATGAGCTAGTTCCCAAAATGGCCGAGGCTGCTTCGAAAAAGAAACGTCCTCCAACGGTGTGGCTTCATTTCCAGGAGTGCACTGGATGTACAGAGAGTCTATTGAGGGCATCACATCCAGATGTGGCACGACTCATCCTCGATCTCATCTCAGTAGATTATCACGAGACCCTCTTAGCTGCAGCAGGAACCCAGGCAGAAGAGCTGTTGACCTCTACGATTGAGGAGAACAAGGGAAAATTTATTTGTATAGTGGAAGGTGGAATTCCCACTAAAGATGGAGGCATATATTGTAAAATTGGAGGAAAAACAGCCCTTGAAATAATAAATGAAGTTGCTCCTAAGTCTGCTGCTGTTATTGCCATTGGTTCCTGTGCAGCATTTGGAGGCATTCAGGCTGCAAATCCAAATCCTACAGGAGCCAAAGGAGTTTCCGACATCATAAATTCTGTCCCTATAATAAATTGCCCGGGTTGTCCTCCCAATCCAATCGCCTTTTTGGGGACCGTACTACACTATCTCACATTTGGGCGACTGCCTGCAACGGATAAGCTCGGACGGCCACTATTTGCATACGGACGCAGAATTCATGATCACTGTGAGAGGCGGCCCCACTTTGATGATGGAAGATTTGTCGAAGAATTTGGTGATTGTGCTCATAAGAATGGATACTGCCTCTATAAAGTCGGATGCAAAGGCCCAGAGACCTTTTCTCACTGCCCCTCTGTGAGATTTAATGATGTTGGAGTCTGGCCAGTATCTGTAGGTCATGGTTGTGTGGGATGCACAGAGCCAAATTTCTGGGACACCATGACTCCATTTTATGAAAGGTTGCCAGGTGTCCCAATTCCAGGGGATAGGGGCTCAATATCAAGTTCTGAATCCTTTGGGAAAAAGGTGCTCGGGATTACAGGTGCTGCAGTGGCGTTGCATGCCTTAGCAGGCGTTGGAAAGAAGATGGTCCAGAAAAAGGACAATAAGGAAGAATAA
- a CDS encoding nickel-dependent hydrogenase large subunit: MATRITVDPITRIEGHLRIDAEIENGKIQKAWSSGSMWRGIEVILKGRDPRDAWIFTQRICGVCTTVHAIASVRAVENALNLEIPINAQYIRNLVLAIHALHDHIVHFYILSALDWVDVVSALKADPKKTATLAQSLSEWPGNSVKRFKAVQEKVKALVDSGQLGPFANGYWGHPAMKLPPEVNLMAVSHYLEALDYQRKATQALGIIGGKNPHIQNLCVGGVATAINPDSDSALNMERLYWIKQLVDEVRGFIMNVYLPDVCAVGAMYADWLSFGSGVVNYLAVPDLPLDTKGEQFDLPGGTIFDGDLSTVREIKSFNDPYFRDNISECIAHSWYDGHWTKHPFEEETVPEYTDFQDDGKYSWVKAPRFKGKPMQVGPLAQVLVGYATGHELTKKYVDHALKTISSLAGTKVSVQALYSTPGRHVARAVRAAMLADLAQKHWELLVNNVSRGDLEIFSKPEFGKGKQMGFGFHEAPRGTLSHWIVIEDGTIANYQCVVPSTWNAGPRDDKGQPGPYEASLVGNPVADPHKPLELLRTIHSFDPCLACAIHIIDPVGRELSRVKVNV; encoded by the coding sequence ATGGCAACACGAATAACAGTAGATCCCATTACAAGGATAGAGGGACATTTGAGAATAGATGCTGAGATAGAAAATGGAAAAATACAAAAGGCCTGGTCTTCAGGTTCGATGTGGCGTGGTATTGAAGTGATTTTAAAGGGGAGAGACCCAAGGGATGCCTGGATCTTTACCCAGAGAATCTGTGGCGTCTGCACAACAGTACACGCTATAGCATCGGTTAGGGCAGTGGAAAATGCCCTCAATTTGGAGATACCTATAAATGCCCAGTATATAAGAAATCTTGTCCTTGCAATTCATGCCCTTCACGATCACATAGTACATTTTTATATCCTTTCTGCCCTAGATTGGGTGGACGTGGTATCGGCCTTAAAGGCAGATCCTAAAAAGACTGCTACTCTTGCCCAGAGCTTGTCTGAGTGGCCTGGAAATAGCGTTAAACGATTCAAGGCAGTACAAGAAAAGGTCAAGGCATTGGTGGATAGCGGCCAGCTTGGGCCTTTTGCCAACGGCTATTGGGGCCATCCAGCAATGAAATTACCTCCTGAGGTAAACTTAATGGCTGTTTCCCACTATCTTGAGGCACTTGATTATCAGAGAAAGGCAACTCAGGCACTGGGAATAATTGGAGGAAAAAATCCTCACATACAAAATCTGTGTGTGGGAGGCGTTGCAACTGCAATAAATCCTGATAGCGATTCCGCCCTTAATATGGAGCGTCTTTATTGGATAAAGCAACTTGTGGATGAAGTAAGAGGGTTCATCATGAACGTCTACCTCCCAGATGTCTGTGCAGTTGGTGCCATGTATGCGGACTGGTTGAGCTTCGGTAGTGGTGTGGTCAATTATCTTGCCGTCCCAGACCTGCCTTTAGATACGAAGGGTGAGCAATTTGACTTACCTGGAGGCACTATTTTTGACGGCGATCTGTCAACTGTTAGGGAGATTAAGAGTTTTAATGATCCCTATTTTAGAGACAATATTTCAGAGTGTATAGCACATTCATGGTATGACGGTCACTGGACCAAACATCCGTTTGAAGAAGAGACAGTTCCTGAATACACTGACTTCCAAGATGATGGAAAATATTCCTGGGTAAAGGCCCCTCGCTTCAAGGGTAAACCAATGCAGGTAGGCCCTCTTGCCCAGGTACTTGTAGGCTATGCAACAGGGCATGAATTAACGAAAAAGTACGTAGATCATGCTCTTAAAACTATATCGTCTTTGGCCGGGACTAAGGTTTCGGTCCAAGCCCTTTACTCAACCCCTGGTAGACATGTAGCTCGTGCCGTGCGTGCTGCCATGTTAGCGGATCTCGCTCAAAAACACTGGGAACTCTTGGTCAACAATGTTTCAAGAGGTGATCTAGAGATATTTTCCAAACCTGAGTTTGGAAAAGGAAAACAAATGGGCTTTGGGTTCCATGAAGCCCCTCGCGGCACACTCTCTCATTGGATAGTGATAGAAGATGGAACAATTGCCAACTATCAGTGTGTAGTTCCTTCTACATGGAATGCAGGTCCAAGGGATGACAAAGGACAGCCAGGACCATATGAAGCCTCTCTTGTTGGTAATCCAGTGGCTGATCCCCATAAACCCCTCGAACTACTGCGCACAATCCATTCATTTGACCCATGTCTTGCCTGCGCTATCCACATTATAGACCCGGTTGGCAGAGAGTTATCGAGGGTTAAGGTAAATGTTTAA
- the cybH gene encoding Ni/Fe-hydrogenase, b-type cytochrome subunit, whose protein sequence is MEYKIEKVWSPLLRLYHWTFALSIVVLVVTGFYIHDPWTNTSLEGVDSFPMAFARELHFSAGYALLAAFIARVYLLFFGNKYERILSFAPVTGANIKNFFGTIGHYLYFGKKCHRTGHNVFAGTFYLLTLFFALGQVLSGLYLMYPETLSIQGMGLAFFGSQQEARFIHNLLMWYFLFFVMAHVYIVIWNDIMTPEGLISSIFSGRKFVEKKDGV, encoded by the coding sequence ATGGAATACAAGATAGAAAAGGTATGGAGTCCTTTATTGAGACTCTATCACTGGACTTTTGCCCTATCTATCGTTGTCCTGGTTGTGACGGGGTTTTACATACATGACCCCTGGACCAATACCAGTTTGGAGGGGGTAGATAGCTTTCCTATGGCCTTTGCGAGGGAACTACATTTTTCTGCAGGATATGCTCTCTTGGCGGCCTTTATTGCAAGGGTCTATCTCCTGTTTTTTGGGAATAAATATGAGAGGATATTATCATTTGCTCCTGTTACAGGCGCCAACATCAAGAACTTTTTTGGCACAATAGGCCATTATCTGTATTTTGGAAAAAAATGTCATAGGACGGGACATAACGTATTTGCAGGGACCTTTTACTTGTTGACCCTGTTTTTTGCTCTGGGACAAGTCCTTTCGGGTCTGTACTTGATGTATCCAGAGACCCTCTCTATTCAAGGTATGGGACTAGCCTTTTTTGGCAGCCAACAAGAGGCCAGATTCATACATAACCTGCTCATGTGGTATTTCCTGTTCTTTGTGATGGCGCATGTCTATATCGTGATTTGGAATGATATCATGACACCAGAAGGCCTAATTTCCTCTATATTTAGCGGAAGAAAGTTTGTGGAAAAGAAAGATGGTGTATGA